A stretch of the Panthera uncia isolate 11264 chromosome D1, Puncia_PCG_1.0, whole genome shotgun sequence genome encodes the following:
- the LOC125928534 gene encoding elongation factor 1-alpha, oocyte form-like: MGKEKTHVNIVVIGHVDSGKSTTTGHLIYKCGGIDKRTIEKFEKEAAEMGKGSFKYAWVLDKLKAERERGITIDISLWKFETNKFYITIIDAPGHRDFIKNMITGTSQADCAVLIVAGGVGEFEAGISKNGQTREHALLAYTLGVKQLIVAVNKMDSTEPAYSATRFQEITKEVSAYIKKIGYNPATVAFVPISGWHGDNMLEPSGNMPWFKGWKVERKEGNATGVTLLEALDAILPPTRPVNKPLRLPLQDVYKIGGIGTVPVGRVETGFLKPGMVVTFAPTNLTTEVKSVEMHHEALSEALPGDNVGFNVKNVSVKDIRRGYVAGDSKNDPPMEAASFVAQVIILNHPGQIHAGYTPVLDCHTVHVSCKFAELKEKIDRRSGKKLEDNPKALKSGDAAIVQMVPSKAMCVETFSEYPPLGRFAVRDMRQTVAVGVIKAVDKKSSAGKVTKSAAKANKK, translated from the exons ATGGGCAAAGAGAAGACCCATGTCAATATTGTTGTCATCGGCCACGTGGACTCTGGCAAGTCCACCACTACCGGGCACCTCATCTACAAGTGTGGGGGTATCGATAAGAGAACCATCGAGAAGTTCGAGAAAGAGGCAGCTGAG atgGGCAAGGGCTCCTTCAAATATGCTTGGGTGCTGGACAAGCTGAAGGCGGAGAGAGAGCGTGGCATCACCATCGACATCTCCCTGTGGAAGTTTGAGACTAACAAGTTCTACATCACCATCATCGATGCCCCAGGCCACAGGGACTTCATCAAGAACATGATAACTGGCACATCCCAG GCCGACTGCGCCGTGCTCATCGTGGCGGGCGGCGTGGGCGAGTTTGAAGCTGGCATCTCCAAGAACGGGCAGACCCGCGAGCACGCGCTGCTGGCCTACACGCTGGGCGTGAAGCAGCTCATCGTGGCGGTCAACAAGATGGACTCCACCGAGCCCGCCTACAGCGCCACACGCTTCCAGGAGATCACCAAGGAAGTGAGCGCCTACATCAAGAAGATCGGCTACAACCCGGCCACCGTGGCCTTCGTGCCCATCTCCGGCTGGCACGGCGACAACATGCTGGAGCCCAGCGGCAAC ATGCCCTGGTTCAAGGGGTGGAAGGTGGAACGGAAGGAGGGAAATGCCACTGGGGTGACTCTGCTGGAAGCTCTGGATgccatcctcccacccactcGCCCAGTCAACAAGCCCCTGAGGCTCCCTCTGCAGGATGTGTACAAGATTGGAG GCATTGGCACTGTGCCTGTGGGCCGTGTAGAGACCGGCTTCCTGAAACCTGGGATGGTGGTCACCTTTGCCCCCACAAACCTCACCACAGAGGTCAAGTCTGTGGAGATGCATCATGAGGCCCTGTCTGAGGCCCTGCCTGGTGACAACGTGGGCTTCAACGTGAAGAATGTGTCTGTAAAGGACATACGCCGTGGGTATGTGGCTGGAGACAGCAAAAATGACCCCCCCATGGAGGCTGCCAGCTTTGTGGCACAG GTGATTATCTTGAATCACCCCGGGCAGATCCATGCTGGCTATACCCCAGTGCTGGACTGCCATACAGTTCACGTCTCCTGCAAGTTTGCCGAACTGAAGGAAAAGATTGACCGGCGCTCAGGCAAGAAGCTCGAGGACAACCCCAAGGCCCTGAAGTCGGGTGACGCAGCCATTGTTCAGATGGTCCCCAGCAAGGCTATGTGCGTGGAGACCTTCTCGGAGTACCCACCTCTAG GCCGTTTTGCCGTGCGGGACATGAGACAAACAGTGGCTGTGGGAGTTATCAAGGCTGTGGATAAGAAGTCATCTGCTGGCAAGGTCACCAAGTCAGCAGCAAAGGCCAACAAGAAGTGA